A stretch of DNA from Nitrospira sp. KM1:
GACCCCTGCCAGACCAATTGTTTTGAGCCGGCATCGACAATGTCGATGAGCAACGTCCCTTCTTTGTATGCCTGGATGTCGTTGATCGTCGTGTAGGTACCATGAGACATGTCTCCGATATAATTTTGAGTCGATGCTCCCTTCATCATGTCCTTCAGGCCTGCATGATAGGCGACATAGAAGTCCGGTTCCCCGTTGATGGGAATGCTGAAGCCTTTGGCGCGAAGCTCATCGGCAACGGCTGTGCGAATGCGAGTGTCCAGCAGGGTATTGTCGATGCGGGCATCTCCGGAAACCTGTTGTTGTTCCGGTCCCCATTCAAACGTGCGATACCCACGGAAGTTGGCGGTATGATCATAGTCATATCCGATCTTCGGAGCCCCACAAGCCGTGACCGCGAAGATCAGCGGGCAGATACATGTCGCGAGCGCTTTATGCATAGCGTCTATAGCGGATGGTAGCAGAAGGCATCGCACTAATGAAGGTGCAATGTCAATAATCGCATGTCCAGAGCGGGGTCGCCGCCGCCGGGGGAATCGTAAGGCGGAGGTCGAATGCCGATAGCGTGAGGGGCAAAGCCATGACTCAAACATTGCATCTGCGTACAGAGCACCTAAAGGAAGGCCTGTGCTCGGTATTCGTCACTCATACTACTGCCGCGTTGACCACGGGAGAGATTGGAGAAGGGACAGAGTGTGATTTTCTCGAGATCATGGAGAAAATCATACCTTCGATTCAGTTTCGTCATGCGCACGATCCAGTACATGCATGGTCACACATGGCAGCCTCGATCATCGGTCCGTCGCTCACCATTCCAGTGCGCGGAGGAATGCTGGTTCTGGGTACATGGCAATCCGTGATGCTTGTCGAACTCGATGGCCCTCGCGAGCGACAGGTATACGCAACGCTTACCGCGGATAGGTGAACTGAAAGCCGCAGCATCCGGCATCAGATGCTGCGGCTTTCTAGCAGCATGAATTAGGAGGGGTCCTCTACTTTGAGAATCTTGAGTTTCACCACGATAGCCTTGCCGGCCAATGGATGATTATAGTCCATGACCGCCGAGCCTCCGGACAGGTGGGTCACGGTTGCAGATTGTCCAGCTTTGTCTTGCAAGATGTCACCTTCTTTTGTTCCGTCCGGAAGATCCACCTTGGGTATCGTTTTCTGCTTGCCGGCGTCATAGGGGCCGAACCCGTCCTCGGCAGTCAGTTCAATTTGTTTCTCCTCTCCCGTCTTCATGCCCGTCACTGCGCGTTCGAGCGACGGCAGCAGTTGGTGCTTCCCCTGCACGAACCGCCCCACGTCTTTCACCTCGAAGGCCGTGTTGCCTGGCACCGTAATATGATAAATCAGCGTGACGTTCGATCCCTCGGTGATCGGATGAGATTCCTGCGCCAGTGCGGGCTGGATAATTCCCCCGATGATCAAGGTACCGAAGAGCGAAAGCATCATTCCCAGTTTCACAATTGACGGCGGCATAGTTCCTCCTTTCGATTCCTGATCGGATTTGTTTCACCAAGCATCAGGGTTTCACATCATCGTGAATCTGGTCAGCCGCGGATGGAGACGATTCGGACAGTTTTGTCATTTTTATGATTCTGTCGCTCAGGTCGATTTCAATACTGACCTGATCTCCTCTCGCGACTTGAATCTGTAAGATTTTCGGATCGCTCACCGGAAGGGTCCAGGTGGTGCCTTCTCTTGTCTTGAAGGTAATGGTTCTCTCACTTTGGTCGACACCCACAATCGTACTGGCGTTGAAGGTCGTATCCGCAGTGCTGATTGAAGGAACAGATACAATCAGCATCCAGAGAAATGCCCCCGTCAAAATTCGAAAAATCATGGCTCACCTCCTAGCGAGTGGTCGAGGGTTGTCCTACGAGACATGGTCGTTACTTAGTCCGCAAGTATTGTTCCGCCTCGCATCGGCCAGTGTCTGTGGCGAAATGCCAGAGGTTACAATACGTTGTGAGATATTGGCGCGGGCAGAAAGAAAGTGGAGGAAATCTAAGAGAGGGCATGGTGTCCGTTCGATTTATGTGTATACAAATAAAATTTGGAATATCGCGTACATAGCCTGAACAGACATTCTGTCTTTGAAGAATTAAATTTCCGTTGCGGTAACCAAGTAAAAGGTTTGGAAGTCACTGAAAATGCAGTCTTTTTATTAATTCCATTCTTGGTATCAAATATGCTGATAGTCATGCATATGATTTTCATGAGAGCCATTGTCACGCAATGTGCGGGGGTTATCGTATTCAGCTTATTCACAGGTTGTAGTTTGGTTGGCATGGAAGACTCAGTTCAGGTGAGTGCCGCCTCTTCTAGGAAATCCGATGACGAAGGCGAAAAAAATCTCGCTGCTATTAAAGCGATTGTCGCCGCCGAGCAAAAACGAGGGGTGGATAGTTCGGGCCCGGAATATGTGAACTCACACTTCACACGCCCAAATGCTTGGCCGCCGGACTGGACCAAACCGTACTCCGCGCCGACCAGACTTTCTGACGATGAATTGGAGCGTTCGACGAATTCTCGAACCAAACGCAAGACTTCGGGGACGCCTTAACATGCCGGAAGACGGACTGCCTTAGGGCGATCCATAGGTATGCGAAAACTCGTCTGCCACCCGAGTCACCCCTGCATCACATGCCTCTCGTGCGCGTGCACGTTGGAGAGATTCCATAGGGCATTTGCCTCACTTGATTAGCCTAGACTGCGACTTTTCCCCGGCCCCCGAGGTTCTTTTGGAGCATTGTGAGCCAGCCGGCTGGCTGGTTGAATGCAAGAATGCCGGGAGGTGATGTGCCGTGTTGTTTCGGTCAAGGCCAGATAACATCCTGATTCAGCGAAGGAGGGAATCATGGCGACGACGATCAATACTCCCAAGAAACTGACTGCTGACAATTTCGATACAGAGGTTCTGCACAACTCGAAACCTGTGTTGGTCGATTTCTGGGCCGAGTGGTGCGGCCCCTGCCGGGTGATGGGTTACGTGTTGGAAGAGTTCGCGCAAGAAATCGGCGAAGGCGTCGTCATCGCAAAACTGAATGTTGATGAACATGCCGATATCGCGGCCGGCTACCAAGTGCAGTCGATCCCCACGATGCTCTTATTCAAGGACGGACTGGTCGTGGATCGTATCGTGGGAGCTGTGCCGAAGAAGGTCGTGGCTCAGCGACTCGCTGCCATCAAACCGGCTTGAAGATCAGCGGCCTGCGCCGCACGCGCAGGCTGCTCCTATCATTCTGCGATCAGGTTACGATCGCACGTCCCCCATTCGCCATCGGTCCCTCTTATTACGCAGGCTCAATATTCTTCCTTTACATCCCATCCATTTTACGGTTTATTGCGACCGATCTTGGTGGACCGAGACCGGCTTGAGAACGGCCCATGAGTTCAAGGTGGAGAGGCAGCAATGCCAAAAAAACTCAGTGCGGGAATTCTTCTCTTTCGCATGCAGAATGACCGGCTACAAGTGTTGCTGGTTCATCCTGGCGGTCCATTTTGGTCCAAAAAGGACGAGGGCGCCTGGTCCATTCCAAAAGGAGAGTACGGAGAAGGAGAAGACCCTCTGGCGGTCGCCAAGCGTGAATTTCAGGAAGAAACCGGATCTGACCTGCAGGGCGAACCGATTCCCTTGTCTAAGCTACAACAGCCTGGAGGCAAGGTGATCTCGGCCTGGGCGGTGTCCGGCGATCTGGACCCGGCAAACGTCAAGAGCAATATGTTCACTCTCGAATGGCCTCCGCGTAGCGGCCGCCTGCAGGAATTTCCCGAGATCGATCGGGCGATGTGGTTCGACCTTCCGACCGCCAAGAGCAAGCTGTTGGCGGGCCAACAGCCATTTCTTGACCAGCTCCAGCGATTGGTGTCATCCGCTGGATCTCTTGCGAATTCGGCACCCTGCGACCAATGACCGCCATCCGAATTGTCCATGCTCAGCCCGAGGATGCGATGCTGGTTGCGGACATGGTCGGATCCCTTCTGAATGAGATTATGGAGGCGGTCAAAGAAAAAGCATTTGCATTTGACCGGCAAAAAACAGCGGAGAGAGCCGACCGATGGATTCAAGATGGCAGGTACACTGTGCTGCTTGCCAGGTCGGCTGATCAAGCCGGTGCCGTGGCATTTCTCACTCTTTGTGAGAGGTACGCCCTGTATACGGACGGGGCATTCGGTATCATTCCGGAATTCTATGTGTGCCCTGCCTATCGATCTCGAGGAGTCGGCAGCGCGCTGCTCGCCGAGGCTGTACGCATCGGTGAGGATAAGGGATGGCGCCGTCTTGAAGTGACCACACCGCCTCTGCCCCAGTTCGATCGGACGTTGTCTTTCTATAGCAGACAGGGATTCACCATCTCCGGCGGGCAGAAGCTCAAGCTCACCCTAGGGTCATAATGAGAGACATCTTGAATTGAATACGATCCCGAACAGCCCCGCCGTTCAGCGATCTCTTCAAACGCAGTCATAGACCCTCACGCTCATCCTTGCCATCAAACAAATCGGAAGTATTTGTTTGGGAAGCAGGTATTCTCACTGCTTGTCTCTTCGATGACCTGTTCCTTCCTTCACAGCGAGCACTCACGTTCTACTTTTTGGGATTGTTTTGGATCTTTCCCTGCGCTCTGGCGAACGTTCGGAAGAGGGGCCTGCTGACTCGGTAGGTTGGCCCGTCGGACATGGTCTCGCGTCGTGAGGCGAAGGCTGAGCAGAGCAGGAGACGATTTGGAGGAAGGAAGAGAATTGGTCTCAGGGGAATTGACGGCGGTTCGTTCTTCGTCGTGCAAGCTGCTCGCGGATTATCGATCCGATAATGAAGAAGGGAAAAGCGAGAAACAACAAATACCATGATGTCCACAGCATCGGGTCCTGCATAGTGTCTCCTTTGTCGCAAAGTTCTACGCAATCGTCATACCCTGATCTGCAGCCGACCGCACGCCGAGAATCCTTCAAGATCTGCAACCATTGTGATCAGGTACCCGCCACATCTTGTGTCACCTTCCGGGGTCTCGAGTGCAACTGCTGTACTCTTGTCGTCAAAACGACACGAATTGTGCCTGAATCCCACAGGATATATTTGCCTACTTGCCCCTGTAGGCAGAATGCTCCGGTTGATTGCTTGGTATTCCGAGGCTGGATACAGGCGTGGGGTTGAGACTGCGTGAACAATCCTCTATTGTTTCGTCCGTGGAGAGGGCGCATGCACCTGAAAGCCAAGTAGGTGACCAGCTGGCAAAGCTGCGGACTCAACTGGCAAATGAACGTACCTTGCTGGCCTATGTCAGGACCGCAGTGGGATTTATCGTCATCGGAGTTCCCGCCGTCTGGTTGATCGATCATCCGCATGCGAGCATCGCCGGCTGGGTATCGATCGGAGCTGGTATGGCTATATTGCTGGGAGGAATTTGGCGATTTGTTCGCGTCAAAGATCGTATAGGCAAAGAGCAGAAAGAGGCATGAGCCAGCCCCGCATGAAGCCAAAATGCATCCGGTCGGCCAGGGCGACGTGGATTTATTGGAACTGTTCGTGGTCTTTTCCGAATTGCGGATGGTATGGGCCCGCAGGCAAGCCCTGTCCGGGACGTCCGGCGGCGAATGCGTTAGCCTGGATCGCCAACGGACGATAATCCACCGTACTGGCTGTCAGCGCCGCACTCAGTGCCGCGCTCGCCAATGCCCCGATCAAGCCGCCGCCACCGGCGCCGCCGCTGCCTTGAGCGAGGCGTTCTTCATGTTTCCAGAGCAACGTGCCCGTTGCGGTATCGACCAGGCGGTATTGCGCCCCTACGGTAATGCTTGATGCCAGGACAACGTACGAAGTCGTCCAGTCGATGATGGTGACATACAGCACGGCATCTGCGCCGAAGAGTGCCTTGAATTGGGACGGCGGAACCGCTGCGATGGCGCCCTCGTCCGTGGCTCCCAAATCCGTCAAAATATCCTGGACCATCCAGACCGGAAAGACGTAGTAGCCTCGTTCGGCAAACGCCGTGCTCACCGTGGTCAGGAAGACCGACGGAGCGTCCACTGCCGTGGTTGTGTTGGCTGGAGGAACGATGACGATCGAGCGGGGTTGGTGTTCATAGAATGTGTCATATACGCGTGGCGGCGGAGGCGACGTGACGCAACCGGATAGCGTGATCAGTACAAAAACTCTGAGAAGAGGCGACACCGGGGTCATGAGGCAGGTTTCTTTTCCAATCCTTGTTGCGGTTCTGGTGTTTTCCGGTCCTGCATGCGACTGATCATGTTGTACATTAACGGTTGAGATTCCGGATAAAGCGCGGCTTCTTTCTGCAGTTCAGCGATCGCGTCGTCTACTTTCCCTTGCTTGAATAGAAGGTAGCCGTAATCGGCGTGAACTCCCGGCGCCACGTTGTGTTTGCCGTCCGTCGGTGCCTCGTTGATTGTCGTGGCCAGCATGGTCGCGGCGCTGGATTCTCCCTGCTCTCCGGCGTTCTGGTGGCGAGTGAGCAAGCTGTCTTCATACGACCCCCAATAAAAATGGGTTGACGGACCGCAAGTGGCCAAACTGAGAAGCAGTGCGCAGAAGGCCGTGCGTGGAATCGTGCGGCGTATCATCGGATGTCGATCGTCCGTGTAGAGCCGGTGCCGACATAGACCTTCTGTTTCAGCCGGGTGGCCCCAGCCTGGCGGATTTCGACGTCGTGCGTCCCGGGTGTGACACCAAGCTGACCTCCGGATCGATAGGCGTCTCCAGAGCCGATCGATGCCCCGTCCAGGAAAATCTCGTCGTGACCGGAAATATTGGTAAAGCGAATGTACCCCTCGTCTTTGTTCTGATCGACGTTCGAAGTCGTGGTCTGGGAGACTGGCCCGAAGATGGGAGCGAAAAGTCCGCAACCGGAGAGGAGGAGAGGGAGCAACCGCAATCCCGGACGCAACAGATTCGTGCTCATGAGCCCTCCTCCCGTTAGAATTGAATCAGATTGTCGGTTGTCGGAGCCGGCCCGGTGACAAGGCGGCAGATCGAACCCTCGTTCGTTTCACTGTCTCCAAAGAATGAGACGACCAGGAGCTCGCCGATCTGGGCGTTCGGGAGCTGAACATTGAAGCCCGTTTGCGGGCTCTTGATCACCTTACCCGGAACCATCACCTTCAGATGATCGCCCGCGCGGAGCCCCTGCCGTTCGCCGCCCGAGATGATGACGTTGGTCCCTTCGACGCTGAGCACGTTCGTCGTCCATGGCTTGTCGGAGAGCTTATTGATGAGTTTGTCGATGAGATTGACCACAGCGGCCGACAGGGCCTTGTCGCCAAGGGTAGAGTCAAAGGTCGCGCGATCCCCAAGTCCCAGAATCGTCGATTGATCCAGCGTGGCGTCTCCCGCTCCATCGTCGCTGAAAAATGCGTGACCGGTCCGCGGGTCCACCAGTCGGGCATTCACTTTTGCGTGGGCGATCTGCTGCCTGGAACGCGAGAACATCTGCACTTCTCCAACGTCCTTACGACCAAACTCGGCAATGGAACCGAAGATCAACGCATCGACCCCGACAAGGTTCTTTTTGAACTGGTCATGGCTCAACCCCATCAGCTCGCTTTCGGCCTCGAGTTTGTTGAGATCGGTGCGCTCCAGGACAATAAACTTTCCGGAGCGTGTCAGCTCTGTGGAGAGCATATCGGCGGCTTGTTTGCCCAGACGGTCAAAGTTCGGATCGCGATTGTAGGCCTCACCAAATAGGCTTGATGAGCCGCCTTTGGCTTCATTGGTGAACCGTGCGACTGCCACCTTGCGTTTCAGCAGGCGGGTCGACGAATTGACGCCGGCGGTCGTCGGGTTGACCGGAGCCTGGGCGGCAGGATTGGGGGAGGAAGGCCGTGAATCCACGACCTCGCGTTTATCGTAACTCGCACACCCGGTTATGAGAAGGAGGGAGGCACCAA
This window harbors:
- a CDS encoding peptidylprolyl isomerase; translation: MPPSIVKLGMMLSLFGTLIIGGIIQPALAQESHPITEGSNVTLIYHITVPGNTAFEVKDVGRFVQGKHQLLPSLERAVTGMKTGEEKQIELTAEDGFGPYDAGKQKTIPKVDLPDGTKEGDILQDKAGQSATVTHLSGGSAVMDYNHPLAGKAIVVKLKILKVEDPS
- a CDS encoding YidH family protein, which produces MGLRLREQSSIVSSVERAHAPESQVGDQLAKLRTQLANERTLLAYVRTAVGFIVIGVPAVWLIDHPHASIAGWVSIGAGMAILLGGIWRFVRVKDRIGKEQKEA
- a CDS encoding NUDIX domain-containing protein, translated to MPKKLSAGILLFRMQNDRLQVLLVHPGGPFWSKKDEGAWSIPKGEYGEGEDPLAVAKREFQEETGSDLQGEPIPLSKLQQPGGKVISAWAVSGDLDPANVKSNMFTLEWPPRSGRLQEFPEIDRAMWFDLPTAKSKLLAGQQPFLDQLQRLVSSAGSLANSAPCDQ
- the trxA gene encoding thioredoxin, coding for MATTINTPKKLTADNFDTEVLHNSKPVLVDFWAEWCGPCRVMGYVLEEFAQEIGEGVVIAKLNVDEHADIAAGYQVQSIPTMLLFKDGLVVDRIVGAVPKKVVAQRLAAIKPA
- a CDS encoding secondary thiamine-phosphate synthase enzyme YjbQ, translated to MTQTLHLRTEHLKEGLCSVFVTHTTAALTTGEIGEGTECDFLEIMEKIIPSIQFRHAHDPVHAWSHMAASIIGPSLTIPVRGGMLVLGTWQSVMLVELDGPRERQVYATLTADR
- a CDS encoding CsgG/HfaB family protein; this translates as MRQIAALGASLLLITGCASYDKREVVDSRPSSPNPAAQAPVNPTTAGVNSSTRLLKRKVAVARFTNEAKGGSSSLFGEAYNRDPNFDRLGKQAADMLSTELTRSGKFIVLERTDLNKLEAESELMGLSHDQFKKNLVGVDALIFGSIAEFGRKDVGEVQMFSRSRQQIAHAKVNARLVDPRTGHAFFSDDGAGDATLDQSTILGLGDRATFDSTLGDKALSAAVVNLIDKLINKLSDKPWTTNVLSVEGTNVIISGGERQGLRAGDHLKVMVPGKVIKSPQTGFNVQLPNAQIGELLVVSFFGDSETNEGSICRLVTGPAPTTDNLIQF
- a CDS encoding DUF4136 domain-containing protein, which produces MHKALATCICPLIFAVTACGAPKIGYDYDHTANFRGYRTFEWGPEQQQVSGDARIDNTLLDTRIRTAVADELRAKGFSIPINGEPDFYVAYHAGLKDMMKGASTQNYIGDMSHGTYTTINDIQAYKEGTLLIDIVDAGSKQLVWQGSALAEVSPGMTPEERDKRIHYIIHGMLEHFPPKK
- a CDS encoding DUF4810 domain-containing protein — encoded protein: MIRRTIPRTAFCALLLSLATCGPSTHFYWGSYEDSLLTRHQNAGEQGESSAATMLATTINEAPTDGKHNVAPGVHADYGYLLFKQGKVDDAIAELQKEAALYPESQPLMYNMISRMQDRKTPEPQQGLEKKPAS
- a CDS encoding GNAT family N-acetyltransferase, whose product is MLVADMVGSLLNEIMEAVKEKAFAFDRQKTAERADRWIQDGRYTVLLARSADQAGAVAFLTLCERYALYTDGAFGIIPEFYVCPAYRSRGVGSALLAEAVRIGEDKGWRRLEVTTPPLPQFDRTLSFYSRQGFTISGGQKLKLTLGS
- a CDS encoding GNA1162 family protein; its protein translation is MTPVSPLLRVFVLITLSGCVTSPPPPRVYDTFYEHQPRSIVIVPPANTTTAVDAPSVFLTTVSTAFAERGYYVFPVWMVQDILTDLGATDEGAIAAVPPSQFKALFGADAVLYVTIIDWTTSYVVLASSITVGAQYRLVDTATGTLLWKHEERLAQGSGGAGGGGLIGALASAALSAALTASTVDYRPLAIQANAFAAGRPGQGLPAGPYHPQFGKDHEQFQ